Proteins encoded in a region of the Populus nigra chromosome 3, ddPopNigr1.1, whole genome shotgun sequence genome:
- the LOC133690003 gene encoding probable alpha,alpha-trehalose-phosphate synthase [UDP-forming] 11, producing MITQSCKDNLDMISVNDFRVVDRIPRIMNVLGALSEIEVGEHDDEGVTSPVVSKPRRIIVANQLPIRGHRNEETKGWSFELDKESLVLQFKDGFPANSEVWYVGLLRVDVETKDQDEVARSLFSMFRCVPVFLTDDQKNKYYHGFCKHYLWPLFHYMLPLSPSRGGVRFDKSLWEGYIVANRLFANKVTEILRHHEDSVWVHDYHLMVLPAFLRKRFNRVKLGFFLHSPFPSSEIYRTIPVREEILRSLLNCDLIGFHTFDYARHFLSCCSKMLGIDYQCKRGYIGLDYCGKTISIKILHMGIHMGQLESVLNMEQTATLAKQLKEKFEGKIVMVGVDDLDLLKGISSKFSAMGRLLEMRPELIGKVVLVQIANPARSQGKDVQEVQKETTLIAQQINQKYGYEGYQPIVFINGPVSTIEKAAYYAISECCVVNALRDGMNLVSYKYTVCRQGSPVLDEALGIDESYPRKSFLIVSEFIGCSPSLSGARRVNPWDVGAVADAMYAGIHMKDEEKHLRHEKHYKYISSHDVAFWARSFDLDLERACKEHYLKRYYNVGFGLNFRVAAVGTNFRMLTTERVVAAYNNTNSRLILLDYDGTMMPQCAVDKTPRSEVISILNCLCSDPKNVVFIVSGRGRDPLSKWFSPCEKLGISAEHGYFTRWTKNSPWETCSVAMDCDWKRIVQPVMERYTETTDGSFIESKESALVWHHQDADPDFGSCQAKELLDHLESVLANEPVVVRRGQQIVEVKPQGASKGIVVEKLISTMRSQGKSPDFLFCIGDDRSDEDMFESIARLVDNPSISPIAEVFACTVGLKPSKAKYYLDDTPEVIKLLQGLATASVGSKYAHTLEDEDV from the exons ATGATAACACAGTCTTGCAAGGACAATTTGGATATGATTTCGGTCAACGATTTTCGTGTCGTGGACCGAATCCCTCGTATCATGAATGTGCTGGGAGCTCTCTCGGAAATCGAGGTTGGTGAGCATGATGATGAAGGCGTAACCAGTCCTGTCGTGTCCAAGCCGCGCCGAATCATTGTGGCCAATCAGCTACCGATAAGAGGGCACCGtaatgaagaaacaaaaggtTGGTCTTTTGAACTTGATAAAGAGAGTCTTGTTTTGCAGTTCAAAGATGGATTTCCTGCAAATTCAGAAGTTTGGTACGTGGGGTTGTTGAGGGTTGATGTTGAAACGAAAGATCAGGATGAGGTTGCGCGGTCGTTGTTTTCTATGTTTAGATGTGTTCCTGTTTTCTTGACTGATGATCAGAAGAACAAGTATTATCATGGCTTCTGTAAGCACTATTTATGGCCTTTGTTTCATTATATGTTGCCTTTGTCTCCTAGTCGTGGTGGTGTACGTTTCGATAAGTCGCTTTGGGAGGGGTATATAGTAGCTAATAGGTTATTTGCAAACAAGGTTACTGAGATTTTGAGGCATCATGAGGATTCTGTTTGGGTGCATGATTATCATCTTATGGTGCTGCCTGCTTTCTTGAGGAAGAGGTTTAACAGAGTTAAACTTGGCTTCTTCTTGCATAGTCCGTTCCCATCATCTGAGATATACAGGACTATACCTGTCAGGGAGGAGATTTTGAGGTCTCTTTTGAATTGTGATCTTATCGGGTTTCATACTTTTGATTATGCTAGGCATTTCTTGTCTTGTTGTAGCAAGATGTTGGGTATTGATTATCAGTGCAAAAGGGGTTACATTGGCCTGGATTACTGTGGTAAGACTATCAGTATCAAGATCTTACATATGGGAATTCATATGGGACAGCTTGAGTCGGTTTTGAATATGGAGCAGACAGCCACTTTGGCCAAACAATTGAAGGAGAAATTTGAAGGGAAAATTGTAATGGTTGGTGTGGATGATTTGGATTTGCTTAAAGGTATTAGCTCGAAGTTCTCAGCGATGGGGAGACTTTTGGAAATGCGTCCGGAACTGATAGGGAAAGTGGTGTTAGTCCAGATTGCTAATCCGGCTAGAAGTCAGGGTAAGGATGTGCAAGAAGTCCAGAAAGAGACTACTCTTATTGCTCAACAGATCAATCAAAAGTATGGTTACGAAGGTTATCAGCCAATTGTTTTCATTAATGGTCCAGTTAGCACTATAGAGAAAGCAGCATACTATGCGATATCTGAATGTTGTGTGGTTAATGCTTTAAGGGATGGGATGAATTTGGTTTCATACAAATACACTGTTTGTAGGCAAGGCAGCCCTGTTTTAGACGAGGCATTGGGGATTGATGAATCGTATCCAAGGAAAAGTTTCCTAATTGTGTCAGAATTCATTGGATGCTCACCGTCTCTCAGTGGGGCACGTCGTGTTAATCCTTGGGACGTAGGTGCTGTGGCCGATGCCATGTATGCGGGTATCCATATGAAGGATGAAGAGAAACATTTGCGCCACGAGAAGCACTATAAGTACATTAGCTCTCACGATGTTGCTTTTTGGGCGAGGAGTTTTGATCTGGACCTTGAGAGGGCTTGCAAAGAGCATTATCTCAAGAGGTATTACAATGTTGGGTTTGGTTTGAATTTCAGAGTTGCTGCTGTGGGAACAAATTTTAGGATGCTCACGACTGAAAGAGTTGTTGCTGCCTATAACAATACAAACAGCCGCTTAATCCTTTTAGACTATGATGGCACTATGATGCCACAGTGTGCTGTTGACAAAACACCCAGAAGTGAAGTTATTTCAATCCTGAATTGCTTATGCAGTGATCCCAAAAACGTTGTTTTCATTGTGAGTGGCAGAGGAAGGGATCCTCTAAGCAAGTGGTTCTCTCCATGTGAGAAATTGGGTATATCAGCCGAGCATGGTTACTTTACCAG GTGGACAAAGAATTCTCCATGGGAGACTTGCTCGGTGGCAATGGATTGTGATTGGAAAAGGATCGTACAACCTGTCATGGAGCGTTATACAGAGACAACCGATGGGTCTTTCATAGAGTCAAAAGAAAGCGCACTGGTGTGGCACCATCAAGACGCAGACCCTGATTTCGGCAGCTGCCAGGCTAAAGAGCTTCTTGATCACTTGGAGAGTGTCCTTGCTAACGAGCCTGTGGTGGTTAGAAGAGGCCAGCAGATTGTTGAGGTGAAACCACAG GGAGCAAGCAAAGGTATAGTTGTAGAAAAACTTATTTCAACCATGCGAAGTCAGGGCAAGTCACCGGATTTCCTGTTCTGCATCGGGGATGATAGGTCCGATGAGGACATGTTTGAGAGCATTGCAAGACTTGTTGACAATCCATCAATATCACCCATTGCAGAAGTGTTTGCCTGCACTGTTGGTCTTAAGCCAAGCAAGGCTAAATACTATCTTGATGATACGCCTGAGGTCATCAAGTTGCTTCAAGGCCTTGCTACAGCATCAGTAGGGTCAAAGTATGCACATActcttgaagatgaagatgtcTAA